The window AAAACTATCTGATTATTGAACTCATTGTTGTGATGAGCAGGTTTGTTTACGTAAATTATCTTTTTCCATCCATAAGTTTGTGATGCGACTACAATTTCAAATGTATGAACATGTAAAAAACAATGTATGCTACTACAATATCTCAGTTTATTACCATTTATGTTGTTAAAAGCTCTGATGACTAATCGTTTATCTATTTCAACTTTATTTGCTGTAGCAATAATGCAGTTGGTTTAAGCGAAGATGAAGCCATTTATGAGTTACTAAAGACTATTAGTATTGTAGTTAAAGATAATGAGTTTATCAATAAAGCATGTGTTGTAGTCTTGTAGGTTATATGACACTCGTGGGCAAAGCCCATGCGTTGCACGGTTTGTCCCACGTTTCAATATTTTAGTATTCATGTGTGAAATAGTTGCATAATCGGGTTTAGTTAGATCCCCGATTAGGCCAAGGATGTTGATATGTCACTGAATATCTATCATTTTAAGTGTTGCTTTGTCTACACTCTTCAAGACTTCTAATGTTACGTGTTAGTGTTTTTTGTATGTCTTACTAATTCAATGGTTAAAATAACTGATCATATGCAAATGGTTTGTTGTCACAAAACACTCCTACCCATCATTGAAAAAAACAATTACTTGTTATTAGGAGTAATTGTAATTTATCATGTATACAGTTTAGGGTTATATAACAGGTATATGTTTGGCTTGAAACTTTTAGTGTTGTGGTTGGAACTTGAGGCTAAAATGATTCACTAAAAAATTTGTGAAAAACTCGAGATGTTGAAGACTTTGTGTAATAGCTTGAAACAAAACTAACACTTATCTATtactttatcattatcataattgttGTTAAATTAAAACTGCAAATGTTTCAAGACTTTTTTCAAATAAATTCATTCTAAATCCATCCATCAATATGTAAATGGGTCAAAGTATATAGCCACAATTCTTGTTGTATGTATGCAAGAGTCAAAGTACAATTACCGGGATATCAACTTTAAGGTATTAGTAAGCAGAATTGAAATCCATCCATTAATATGTAAATGGGTCAATATTGGCACTTTTTTCAGTATATATACCTTTTAACATATTGCCAATTTTGCAAACAAATATTCTAAGAACAGGAATTGTTAATATTCATTAGTTTGAAAGTTTTTTAACTACACACCTAAATAAGTAATTGcaaattatcatttaaaatcatATTACTATCATGGCTATCAATAATCGATTAATGCCCACATTATAGTTAAAAGCGTGAATGAAGACATCTTGCATACATATCAAAAAACTACAAACATTTTGAACCATAATAATCGAAAACACCTTCATCATCAACAATTATAGTTGCACTAAGGTGTCACATTCCTAAAACATCATGTAAAGTTTGTTTAATTATAAAGAAAAATGAAGAAGGTGTGAACTTACTATAGTTGAAATAAATGTTCTTACTTATCACTTGCATCATTAAATTTCTGGCTATCATATAGGAGTAGATTAAAAGAAATTAGTAACAAATAGAGCACATCATCATGGTTTTAACTTCTACTCAAAATGTACTAAGACTTTTCTCCAAAACCAAAAAAGTTAgtcggcatatatatatatatatatatatatatatatatatatatatatatatatatatatatatatatatatatatatatatatatatatatagatggaaatTGAATTTGAGACATAGTTGCTCAAGTCACACCTTCTTGCTCAATTATGTTAGTAATGTTATCGATGCCATTGATCGTTCAGTAATAATCATTATTTGATTTCACATATTAGTTTCGTATGAGAAATACATGAGTTTAGAAAGGATAAGGGTATTTATATTtacaatgaataaatattaaatatatataattattgctaATAAATATGGATTTGGTTTATGCGAAAACCGATGGGTTCCTATACCCTTTAAATGATCAACTTTTCATCTTTTACTTCTAATTATTATTAgtctaatatataaaataaaaaactaTTGGTTTTTTGTTTTAAAGTGACATACAGTAATAAAATATGGAAAATGAAAGACCATCAAAATTAAATTAATTTGTAGTTTCACTTAAAACAATTGAAATTTTAGACATGACCTATTAACTAAAAGAATACAAAAGAGCTTAAAATTTGCCATAATTTTTCATTTTTCTTATCATAATTTTGTCATAAATTTAAAATTAAGGTATGATAAAcattatctatatatttacatgtataagaaacgttacacctataataatcacacttatatgaattataactaaaatgtaataataataaaaataataattgtaatcatatataattatgaattgtgatcataataataatcataatcttaattattaataatataagttatataaatatgcaatataataatcataatatcataatatcataatcttgTCCGCGATTTACGTATTTTGAAATTGGTGTTTCTTCGATACATACAAAAACAAAcaacaaagatatatatatatatatatatatatatatatatatatatatatatatatatatatatatatatatatatatatatactttaatattGTATATATCATTCTTCTTCTTTCTACGTTAAAAAAAATTGAGAATACAGTATTAGTAATATAGTGTACTCCTTTGTATGATTGATATGAAAAAATGAAATGAAGATGAGATATTTATAGGCTAAAAAAAATAATTTACGTTACTTAGAAGATGAAaggtttatatattaattgataattaattacttaaaatttattatgacatttttatttaatatggtttttattttattttttttacttttttaccatAATAATTTTTAACCTTTTTTACCATTATTAAAATGTATGAGTAAATTTTATCAAGTTAATCGTATTTAATACATCATACTTATTATTCTGGAACTCAATTACTATAGATATGTAGATATAGATTGTTCAACACAAATATCAAGGAAAACTTTTTGAAGCGATTAGATACAACTCTTTTTCAACTACTTTTTGTTTAATAATACTACATATTACTATGTAAGATGGTATGTTATTTAGAGAATCGAGGACAATGGAATCTTGGCTAAACTTCACTCCATCGGGTGGAATATTATAATGGGTCGTCATCTCCTAGGTTTGTTTTAAAATATCATCATTCTATAAAACCCGCGATTTCGTGGGTCTTTaactagtatgtatatatatatatatatatatatatatatatatatatatatatatatatatatatatatatatatatatatatatatatatatatatatatatatatatatatatatatatatataggggcatgatcaatgtggaagtaaccaagcggggggaagcaaaaaaaaaattcattttttttttggaatttttttcaggcatcaagatcacacgaaaatatgaacatttagaaaagacacatcgtgatgaatgttattatttaggcgggaaaatgatcgaaaaaaataatattcaagataatattgtttgtgaagaatgttaacgtttttttcatgttttgtgaagtaaaatttagcccgatttagagtttaggatttagggtttagggtttagagtttggtgttttgggtttattccataaacccaaaacaccaaaccccaaaccctaaaccctaaaccctacactctaaaccgttcgtggtaaaaactcaatctaaatactaaatctaaaccctaaatctaaaccctaaaccctaaatttctaaaccctaatatctaaaccctataaaccctaatatctaaaccctaatatctaaaacctcaacatacgctcgaaaaacacgataattgttatatattagttcttcgagcgttttcccgccaaaataaaaatatttatcacaaagtgtctttattaaatgttcatattttcatccaatctataatgttcgtgaacaaagttttttcaaaaaacgaagaaaaaaaaagattttgcttctccccgcttccccccgattggttacttccctcttgatcctaccactatatatatatatatatatatatatatatatatatatatatatatatatatatatatatagggaggatCAAGAGAAAAGTGACCATCTACGGGAGAAGGGGCgaagtaagtttttttttttaccgtttttaattttttttttcaaacattaagtttaggtgaaaatatgagcattaaaaaaagacactttgtgataaatgttattattttgacataGAAAACGCTCGAAAAAATTAAGATTCATCGTGAAGAATGTTATTTCTTTAAGCGTTTTTTTAGAGTTTAGAATTTagggaaattagggtttagatattagagtttagaaattaggttttagggtttagattgagtttttaacacgaacggtttagagtttaaggtatAGGGTTTTGGgtctagggactaaacccaaaacactaaactccAAACTCTTAACTATAGACTCTGAATCAGGCTAAATTTGGAAGAAAAAAAACTTCACATAAGTTGAAGAAAAACCCTCGGAGAAATAACATTCTTCACGATGAATCttattttcttcgagcgttttctaggCCAAAATagtaatatttatcacaaagtgtgttttttaaatgttcatattttcacctaatcttaatgtttgcaaaaaaaaaaaagaaatttgtaAAAGAATGAAAATAAAAAAATCACTTCCCTCTGATATCGGCTAAATAGTCACGTTTTTATCCCCGATATTAGcctcatttatgataaagtaattgactttatcatctaaataagcatttattgacttcatttggtagattatgtcattacaaaggctatatttcaagaatcactaaaaacagttgaaaaacgagcaaaatcggctaagacgattaactcgcgtttaaaatcttattttatattttttggaaaagtttatttacttaatatcatgttgtaggatatttaattacgaacacgtgggcgcaagaatcgtcagaaacggagctaaaacgaagattctagagcgaaaactgtgaaagacaagttacgatccagcaaacggcttgccaaacggcctgccataagaAAAAACGGCTTGCCAGCAAACGGGCACCAAAAACGGCctttccaaacggcctgccaggtttCATCCATTTAATTACAATTTTACCACCAAGCATTTtctataaatgggggcttcatcccaccatttcaacacacaccattcttcacttttctctctaaatatctctctattgtcgctctctagtgatcagtaggagattagttccctctctactttctctctctagattctagatagAGAAAAGTTACAGAGATGAGGAAAATAATTAtcactctattgtcgctctctagtgatcaataggagattagtatgtagttattaGTATAAGCTATCACGCATTGTAACGCTAtgaatattatgaagaaatacaagtgttattctgctgaCATTATTCAGTAATATCtatcatttattttattaatttattactaCATAcaatattcttgtttgatgtttgtgatttattaataatagaaatgcttgttgccatgatgtgtgagtaattgcttgattgtttgccatgaattaataatgttagttagggatgttTATCGTttagtactcgctttctgtctatgatattaaacctcgttattatcgtccttccaccaataaacgtgattaaaaccttttataaaatcgaCAATTATAAGATAATTAATTATCTGtgcttatacattggtcaaggtatgaacccatcgaaaatactataaagtacatcaggaattatcgtaggaccagatcaagacattgatcaagagtataagactcatgtcgatgtactataggaccacttgagtatGTTCAAAGTTAGAAGTTATAGAACCACTACAAGTATAGtatatggtggataactaagggatttattgggtagatttaagtaaggctgatttaaatcataaatgagaatttaacgcactacaatacaaactaagcttataaatctttaaggatgactgagaattattagaagttctaatttgtctacaaacctttagattttaccaaaccattgacagaaaggaattcgaaacaaaatcataaccactcacgtgggtgatacactaaggtgttaagaaaggttggatattatacatacatacatacatacatacatacatatatatatacatatatatatatatatatatatatatatatatatatatatatatatatatatatatatatatatatatatatatatatatatatgctactctattcgtgcgcccaaggtatgcattgcatccaagatgggccgcttatatccttaaacctgaTAAAGCGTCGAGAGTTGTGCAGAGTCCATctgatcagaatcacgatagcctagttcctcgtgacatgctaatcgagaaatcaattagtagggaatctagtgtttacaccaagttaTATCtttccaatgagtgtctcgcaatcgtcccgacactatgttatcttaaatcatggtgaaccacgtcttctctgtccttagctgttgcatgctagctagcttattttaattatattgctttaatattttaaatacagttataaatcaaatcaacccaactattgcctttacacaatttgatattccggataaagtggtgtctagaataaaccggttggacttggttgttggatttttcgaacagtcaccaatttattgggaccaaaaggatcatgcctctccacacaaggtgtacctggccattaGTCTTGGATATTGATTTGTGTACGaacccatcttaatcactaaattatcttaataagctccgtttcaaattcgaccgctcaaggaacgaccctagatcatatttgcccttgctaacccataggaaggaattagagatttaggcccagcatatataaatcaaacaatcaacttcttctgttgatatcctgaattgacgttctGCGACCTAAcggcaccgcataaataaaccgtccgattcaggCATATCACCCCCGTACATGATCACTTCACCCTTGATCACTcataagtcatatatatatatatatatatatatatatatatatatatatatatatatatatatatatatatatatatatatatagatatagatatagggaGATCAAAGGATAAGTACCCTTTTAGAGATAGGGGATAAGCAAATTtggattttatatatttaaaattagaTGTTAGATTTTAGATTTTTTTAATTTCCGGGGCTAGTATTCATTGTTTAGATTCATGAAAACAATACAACTTTTTTTACAGTATCTTATCATACCTCCGATGTATGTGAACCTGCTGTGACGTTAAATACTCAATCTAAACCTAAATCTAAACACTAAACCATAATTTCTAAATAGTAAATTCTAAatcctaattactaaaccctaaataTTATTTTTCATTAATCATTAGTCATTTTCTCAGTTTTTTGATTATCATACATTTGGTGTATGAATAGCTGTTAACATACATCAGATGTATGTTAATAAGCcgataaaaaaattaattttttctgaatctacacaatgaataCTAATACCAGATTTTTTTTTCAAATCCGAGTTGTAGAGCTAATGATATAAAAATCACAAGCTACTTATCCCCTTATCCGAAAAAAGTTTCTTAGCTCTGGATcttctcctatatatatatatatatatatatatatatatatatatatatatatatatatatatatatatacacacacacacatatataaatcAAAAAGATTTTTGCTGATATGTCATTTTGTGATTCATTtgaattaatgatatatatatatatatatatatatatagggtagtgaTCCCATGAGAATGTTCTCATTTATATATTTGGATGAGAACACTTTTTGGCCATTAGATTAGAGATTTGATCAAGATaatttgttttaatttttaataactTAAATGCGGGGAATTTAGTCTAATTTTTACGTACGATAAACCTCATCCTAATTTCCAGATGGTTTTGAAATTTCAAATTCGTTTCAAATTGATGCTTATCCCTTCAATTTCTCATTTGTTTCTATCATACCTTCGAATGAAGTTGTTCATAATGAAAAAATCTGAGATAAAAATTCGCTGGAAACTATTTTCACGTAGCATCCATTTTTTGGGGAGTGAAATTAGGTTTTTTTTTTACACAAGAAACGCCAACAACGAAGATGAGTAAGTATAATTAATACTCTTTTGATAGTCTTGTAGCATCCGATTAACATGTTTATGATTTAATTTGAAGTTGTAATTTCATTGTTAGGGCAAAGTTGGATGTATATGTCAAAAGCTTTGGGAAAGACAAGTCCAAATACAAAGATGAGTAAGTATGCTTAACACTGTTTTTTTGTCATGTAGCATCCAATTTAAATTTTCCTGATGTAATTGCTTATTGTtttataataatgttatttttgAAAAATTATAAATATGATGACTTCATCCGTGCAGACTTAGTTATTTATAATTTTGTAGGTGTTACGCCGAAAAAAGTTCGAAAGCCTAAACCATTAGTTTTGGTGCATCATGATGGCGACCATAaacgaatgaattctgaagtagaggATGCGGAAAACAAAAGTCCGATCAATAAACGTAAGTGTATTGTTTTTGATAGTGGATGCTTAGATTTTGATCTCAAATAGATTGAAGTCAGTTCAAGGTGTCTACTTGTAAATATTTTGGATGaaatgtttattttttttttgtaatactgAATAAAGAGCACACCATATGTATTGTAAAACCACAAAAAATGCACTTACAGGTGTCATTAGACCATTACTACCAGGTCTTTTGATAATGGATGACAATTTTAGTTACATGATATATAAACGTATCGATTGCGACAATCGTTAGTGTAGGTTATGTTGTTGTTTATATCTAGTTTTTTGAATCTTGTACCCATGTATTAGTTCGTTAACGTATGCAGGTACGTATTCAAAAACATTTATGATGGATGATGATTTTGTCGAGAAGTGCAACAACAATGAACCATCAAAGATTATGAAGATAAAACACCCGAACTATAAACAAAGGCTTCGTAAATCTTCAAATGATGTTAGTTACTGTAACAAGTCGTTAAAAATGAGACCCCTTAAAACACGTCAAAACCCGTCTAAACTGGTAAGTATATTAAGTGTGTTGTCCCTTGACCAAAAACGATGGTTAACTGATATTGGGTTCGATAGCCTGATTGGCTTTAGAATAGAAAAAATTCCACTTATGCTGGCTTTTTGGGTGGTAGATCATTATGATCCATTAGATTGTTCGTTCAAGATtggtttgcaaaagtataaaattACTAGACAAGATATCCATGAGATCCTTGGGTTCCCTAAAGGAAAAGAAAAGATAGACAGCTTAAAGAATGGCAGAAAGGTGGGAAAAGGAATACAAAATGAATGGAGGGGACAGTTTACACGACCAGAAATCGGTCGACAACGGATATATGTTAGTAATGTGATTGATATAATCCAGAGATCAACCGATGTGGGGAGGTTTTTCAAGTTAAATATTTTGTTAGTGATCATGACCGTGTTGGTTGAAGGTATTAAATGTTCAACGGTTAATCAAAAAATCTTACCTTATATCACTAGTGATAATGACATCAGACAAATTGACTGGTGTGGGTATGTGCTTGATTGTCTAAAAAGAAGCAAGGCCAAGTGGAAGAGGGATGATCCAAAAAGTTGGTACACAGGACCATTACTATTTTTGGTGGTAAGTTGTAGTAAGTTTTGTTTAGTTGTTGGTAGTACATGGTTGTTTGTGTTGAAAATAGTTGAATTAATCTCATTTTTTTTattgtagttgtggtatgttcaTAACACGCGCTCATCACTTTTTGGGGAAAGTGAGGGAGTTCCTGCAATTTTACAATGGACAACTTCAACACTTCAAAGACGAGAGACAGATGAGATAGCATCTGGTGGGTTCGGGCTGCGAAAATTTGTAAGAGAACAACATGTTAGTAAATCTTTTGGTAAGTTTGTGGATGCTAAACCACTAACTGTTATAGAGGGAGATGAACAATCTGGGGGGAATGAATCAGTTCAGTATACGGCATGTAGTACGAAGGAAAAATCAGAACAATTCTGGACAGCTCGTGGTGTTGATGAGAATGTTCAAAGTGAAGAAGAAAATCGAGAATATGAGTACACTGAAGAGGTATTATAttgtatgaatatatatgtatattattttttAGGTACAAACCATTAGACTTCGTTTGTTcacgttcattttttttttttttttttgaaatgttATGGATGGaccatattaagttaatataaattATGTATTTGAAATATAGGATTACGAACGTGAAATGAACAATATGTTCAAGACCATTTGTAACAAGAAGGTAGAAGTAGAAGCTATGATGAATAAGGCAATGAGCAAGTTCCCAAAAAGTGAACGCGTTCGCATCGTGGCTACTAGGTTGAGATCAGCAATGTCTAGACTATTTAGTGACGAAAATCCAATGATGCATGTAGATGACGATTGCAATACCGGTAAGTCAGAAAACGTGAAAAATGACAATAGTGAACTTGAAAATGCAACCATGACACAGATTTTATCCGATCCAGTTGTGTGGGACACTCTTGAAAAATCTGCTATACAAGCAATAAAGCTGAGAAAAGAATCTGCCATGGTCAGTGTGCAAAAGGAAGTTCATTGGTTTCGGCCGAGTACTGGTGTTGTCACAGAGTTTGATGAAATTAAATTAGGACCAAATGGACCTAATAAGAGTCAGAGTGATAATTCACTTAAGCATACACCACACAATGGTGTGTTAGTTGCTAGAAACTTAGAGAAGGATATGGATGAGGCTGCCACCAAGCCATGCTTGGATGTACCACGAAAGAGTAAACTGCAATTGGTGAAAGCTGTTGATACTAAAATATCACCATATTTTGGTACGGTTGTGGACATTAATACTCCATTATTAAGGATAGAATATCAAGTCAGCGATTGTTTTTTTTTGGGGATGAGATCAGCATAGTAAGCTGATTTAAATTGAGAATAGTTGAATATtgcatttaaaaaaatatatatttgactccttatttattctattttttttttcagtgACGTTGTATTTGAACATTCATCTGGCCTACAAGTTGTGAGAGTAATGGTTGAAAGTTTGATCCCTGATCTAATGGTTCATGTGGGTGTCATAGATGCTTGGGCATGCATCCTGAATCACGAGGAAGGTTTAAAGACACATGGCTCAAAGAAAAAAGTATTTTGTGACTCTGGAGTGTTGGTAAGCTGCTGCATTCAACCAATTTTCAGTATTAAAAGAgttatgtatatatgtttataatGTTACAGTTTATAACTTACAGAGTAATGATATGCTGGAAAATGCAATGCCCTATGAAAATAAGTTAGCAACTTTTACAAGGAACATGGATAACGTGATGAGCAAAACACAGATGCAGCTAATTGAAGTTGAAATGgtatgattttttttaaaaaaaagtcggCTACATATGTTATAAAAGAGGatgcatatattatatataatttatattatcaaGTTGTGTAGCGATTCATATTTGCATACACGTTTGAAAGTAACCATTGCTATATACTCGATTGATgatattagtttttaaaatcttATGTTCGTTGTAGGTATTCATACCAATTATTAAAAGATCACACTACTTTTTGATATGTTTCAACATAAGGAAGGCGAAGATATACTTGATTGACAACATGTGTGATGGGGATGACTCATTGCAGAGATACAATGGAATTCCAGAAATAGTGGTGAGTTAAAAATATTGATCCATTAGATAAAATATTTGAATTAAGCAATTGTTCTATTTGTTGTTGGCAGAAAAAGCTTTTTTTAGATTACCTTGTCATCAGGATGGGAACAACCACAAATGGATTAGGTGCATCAAGAGTTGTACGCCTAAGAATGCCATGGAGGACTGCTAAAAATGGGGTTGATTGTGGAGTGTTTTTAATGAGGCATATGGAAACATTTCCGGGTAGTGGGATGGCTGGATGGGATGCTGGATTTGCAAAGGAAGATGATCCACAAAATGAACAACTATTGGGGCTTCGTCATAAATATCTTGCTAAAATTCTTCTATGGGAGTTCAATTCTATGAAACATTTAGTTGTAGTTGAGGTTGATAGATACATTAGTCTTCCAATTAAAGAAAAAATCCGTTTGGGCGAGTATGCATTAGAAAGAATAGAAAAGCGTCTTAATGCATTTGTATGATTTTCTTTATCATATGATTTTGGTGGTGttgaagttcatgaatttttagaagtTTGAACTATCATGAAGTTGggttatttatttttaaaaaatcgTATTAATTCATATTGGATGATAAATTATGTGTTATAGTAATTTTCATTTTTTGGAACTATCAGATGATTAATTTCAACTTTTTTGGTTTGCTAACGGTATTCACCTGTCCGACAGCAGATGCAAATATTATGTTGTTTCCAATCTACCGTATAAACAGTCACAAAGACACGAAGTAATCATACAAAGATGTCACACCAACGCTATACCATGACGTCAAACTCATTGGATCTAGTATGTaggttttcagttttttttttgccCAAACAGGTCAAATGATCAAATAGTCATCTTATTTAGTAAAGCAATAATTAAATCTCAACACAAAGTATACTACAAAAATTGATTCAAAAAATAAATAAGAGATGGTAACAAATATCTAAAATGGCATTcatttaaaattaacaataatgTGAGCAGTAGGAAATGGATGCTATGAAAATATTAAATGGAAAAATAAACTGTTATAAGAAATGGTAACAAAAACACAAAAAACTTGGTAATAATCAAGATTAAATGCGATCTGAATCTTCTATGCCTGCATCAGAATCATCTTCATCGGACTCACTCAATTCCTCATCCACTAACTGAGCGGCTGCCTCAGCCAACAAGGTTTTGACCACACTAGGATCGGCTCCGGAGTCTCTAGCTTTATGTGCCTTCTTTAACTTGCAGTTACGACAGTCATGTCTACACATTATTTTACAGTAACTACATTTTCTCTTAGGTTTCTTTGATTTTCTGATTGACTTTTCTCGAGAACTAGTTATTCGGGTCCTCTTTCCACCTCCTTTGTTAACAATCCCCTGCGGTGCGTGAACATTTACTTCAGATGGTTGTTCAAAACCAAGTAATGCACCAATAAACTCTTTATTTCCAACCGATTGTTGGCAATTTGGATCCTGGTT of the Rutidosis leptorrhynchoides isolate AG116_Rl617_1_P2 chromosome 5, CSIRO_AGI_Rlap_v1, whole genome shotgun sequence genome contains:
- the LOC139850149 gene encoding uncharacterized protein, with translation MNNMFKTICNKKVEVEAMMNKAMSKFPKSERVRIVATRLRSAMSRLFSDENPMMHVDDDCNTVVWDTLEKSAIQAIKLRKESAMVSVQKEVHWFRPSTGVVTEFDEIKLGPNGPNKSQSDNSLKHTPHNGVLVARNLEKDMDEAATKPCLDVPRKSKLQLVKAVDTKISPYFGTVVDINTPLLRIEYQVSDCFFLGMRSAYDVVFEHSSGLQVVRVMVESLIPDLMVHVGVIDAWACILNHEEGLKTHGSKKKVFCDSGVLSNDMLENAMPYENKLATFTRNMDNVMSKTQMQLIEVEMVFIPIIKRSHYFLICFNIRKAKIYLIDNMCDGDDSLQRYNGIPEIVKKLFLDYLVIRMGTTTNGLGASRVVRLRMPWRTAKNGVDCGVFLMRHMETFPGSGMAGWDAGFAKEDDPQNEQLLGLRHKYLAKILLWEFNSMKHLVVVEVDRYISLPIKEKIRLGEYALERIEKRLNAFV